Proteins co-encoded in one Bacteroidota bacterium genomic window:
- a CDS encoding SOS response-associated peptidase, which translates to MCGTFGQKKLPLKKVKQEFLPETDIAPKEGMQLNLNTWVGKFAGILTPEKPVAYQWAMFGLCPVWNDKKMYLFNARVEGKENPSNDPSYSETKGIFTMPSFRNAIKSRRCIIPMDFFIEGSEKEKYNKPFLIHRKDSEPFFSAGIYEDWTDKSTGETIRTFSILTTGATPLLQEVGHHRSPLLLDPETIPVWLDHKADLDFIAELMKPADTSEFECYPVDSKIVKSKENNPEIEIAVKE; encoded by the coding sequence ATGTGCGGAACTTTTGGACAAAAGAAACTACCTCTTAAAAAGGTAAAACAAGAGTTTTTACCTGAAACCGATATAGCCCCCAAAGAGGGTATGCAGTTAAACTTAAACACTTGGGTGGGCAAGTTTGCAGGTATTTTAACTCCCGAAAAACCCGTCGCTTATCAATGGGCAATGTTTGGTTTATGTCCGGTGTGGAATGATAAAAAGATGTACTTGTTTAATGCACGTGTAGAGGGAAAAGAAAACCCATCCAACGACCCATCTTATAGCGAAACGAAAGGAATATTTACTATGCCGAGTTTTCGGAATGCTATAAAAAGCCGCCGTTGCATTATCCCGATGGATTTTTTTATTGAAGGCTCTGAAAAGGAAAAGTATAATAAGCCGTTTCTAATCCACCGTAAGGATAGCGAACCATTTTTTTCAGCTGGTATTTATGAAGATTGGACGGACAAATCAACAGGGGAAACTATCCGCACGTTCTCAATTCTTACCACAGGCGCAACACCGCTATTACAGGAAGTTGGCCACCACCGTTCACCGCTGCTACTTGACCCTGAAACAATACCCGTATGGCTTGACCACAAAGCTGATTTAGATTTCATCGCAGAACTTATGAAACCAGCAGATACCTCAGAATTTGAGTGTTACCCTGTGGATAGTAAGATTGTAAAGTCAAAAGAGAATAATCCTGAGATTGAAATTGCCGTTAAAGAATAA